From Acidobacteriota bacterium, the proteins below share one genomic window:
- the gap gene encoding type I glyceraldehyde-3-phosphate dehydrogenase, producing MKKIKVAINGFGRIGRAIFRILSDREDIEVVAINDITDFETLAYLLRYDTVFGHFPGDVVLQGRVLTAGKHKPRLFIETDVTKLPWKDLGVDYAIESTGKFRKAEQISQHLESGAKKVILTVPAKDDIGVMVVLGVNDQVLRPEHKIISNASCTTNCLAPVAKVLHERFGILKGYMTTVHAYTNDQRLGDIPHSELRRSRAAAENVIPTTTGAARAVGKVLPELNGKLDGIAMRVPVANGSTVDLVVQLAKQTDTKAINAAMKEAASRPPLKGVLEYTEEPIVSSDIIGNPHSSIFDGLSTRVLGENFVKVVSWYDNEWGYSCRIVDLIQKLATMEN from the coding sequence ATGAAAAAGATAAAGGTTGCCATCAACGGATTTGGGAGGATCGGAAGGGCAATCTTCCGCATCCTGAGCGATAGAGAGGACATTGAAGTAGTTGCCATCAACGACATTACGGATTTCGAGACGCTCGCCTATCTCCTTCGTTACGATACCGTCTTTGGTCATTTCCCCGGTGACGTGGTGCTTCAGGGCAGGGTGCTGACGGCGGGGAAGCATAAGCCGCGGCTGTTCATTGAAACGGATGTGACAAAGCTGCCATGGAAGGACCTTGGAGTGGATTATGCCATAGAATCCACGGGCAAATTCCGGAAGGCAGAGCAGATCTCGCAGCACCTGGAATCTGGCGCCAAGAAAGTTATTCTTACAGTTCCGGCAAAAGACGACATCGGAGTCATGGTTGTGCTTGGAGTCAATGATCAGGTTCTTAGACCGGAGCATAAGATAATCTCCAACGCATCATGTACGACGAACTGTCTGGCTCCGGTAGCCAAGGTCCTTCACGAGAGGTTCGGGATTCTTAAGGGATACATGACGACCGTTCATGCCTATACGAACGACCAGCGTCTGGGAGATATCCCGCACAGCGAACTGAGACGTTCGCGGGCTGCAGCCGAGAATGTCATCCCGACTACGACGGGCGCAGCTCGCGCCGTCGGGAAAGTCCTTCCAGAGCTCAATGGAAAGCTGGATGGGATTGCCATGAGGGTGCCTGTCGCCAACGGTTCCACCGTGGATCTGGTCGTGCAGCTTGCGAAACAGACCGATACAAAGGCTATCAATGCTGCCATGAAGGAAGCCGCTTCCAGACCGCCGCTCAAAGGAGTCCTTGAGTATACAGAGGAACCAATTGTCTCATCAGACATAATCGGGAACCCGCATTCCTCCATATTCGATGGGCTGAGCACACGCGTCCTTGGAGAGAACTTCGTCAAGGTCGTCTCCTGGTACGACAATGAGTGGGGCTATTCCTGCCGTATTGTTGACCTCATTCAAAAGCTTGCAACCATGGAGAACTAG
- a CDS encoding arsenate reductase ArsC yields MMKKKVLFLCTGNSARSQMAEGLLKHLASDRFEVFSAGTNPEAVHPMAIEAMIPIGIDISNHRSKSIREFLGQTFDFVITLCDSVKESCPVFPGQYRDIHWSLTDPSDAVGTDEEMLSVFAEIRDELRRRILNFIEGSGE; encoded by the coding sequence ATGATGAAAAAGAAAGTTCTCTTTCTTTGCACTGGCAATTCTGCGAGGAGCCAGATGGCGGAAGGATTGTTGAAACATCTGGCGTCTGACAGGTTTGAAGTATTCAGTGCAGGAACAAATCCAGAGGCTGTTCATCCTATGGCCATAGAGGCAATGATCCCCATCGGGATTGACATCTCGAACCATCGCTCCAAATCGATTCGCGAATTTCTGGGTCAGACATTCGATTTCGTTATCACCCTCTGCGACAGCGTAAAGGAATCCTGCCCTGTCTTTCCCGGTCAGTACCGAGATATTCACTGGAGTCTCACGGACCCCTCCGATGCCGTAGGGACAGACGAAGAAATGCTTTCGGTCTTTGCCGAGATTCGCGATGAATTGAGGAGAAGAATCCTGAATTTCATCGAAGGCAGCGGAGAATAA